A genome region from Maridesulfovibrio salexigens DSM 2638 includes the following:
- a CDS encoding UvrD-helicase domain-containing protein: MERFIADLHIHSRFSRATSKALNPRLLAAWARVKGIDVIGTGDFTHPEWVAEIEEQLVEDGSGLLSLREPKGLEESIDWVDGPFAGQTRFMLQTEISSIYKKYGKTRKVHNLVYMPDLESVKKFNAKLDTIGNLNSDGRPILGLDSKDLLEIVLETHDKAFLIPAHIWTPWFSLFGAKSGFDTVEECYGDLASEIFAMETGLSSDPEMNWFISALDKYRMVSNSDAHSGENLGREANIFSGDMSYEGIYRALRGEGLGHKFMGTIEFFPEEGKYHMDGHRKCGIMLDPHESKMRGGLCPVCGKPLTMGVYSRVMELADREEAQQPKGQPGFDSLVPLKELISEVVGTGPKTKKVLGVYAPLIKEFGSEFSILQQVPVEDLKRHNVHLAEGIRRMREGQVIRNPGFDGQYGTISVFSAQERDEIVNGVKLVVVRKPKGDLDAPKPEAEVRKTSEPEQESGVVRFNEAQNKAVEAGPDPVLVIAGPGTGKTQTLMGRIKHLLERGTRARRILALTFTRKAAEEMNDRMRSMLGDDEVLPRADTLHALALEYWASAFDHDPIILNEETARRVFGRANPELNSAKLKSAWDSISLARETLETLSEGPAEILANYTRQKDQYNLVDYTDLLEFWLSELKSDKYVRTFTHVLVDEVQDLSPLQLAIVQRLVGDDGEGLFAIGDPDQSIYGFRGAAGNVANRFRAFWENLIKITLEDNYRSAQGVLDASASVLENPPQLKAHKNYEADIHLFSAPDSGREASWIGERIKQLIGATSHSLVDAGEHGTLSPGDIAVLVRFKALIGPIEAMLKRQGIPCSVPETESFWHDPRVEVLLAAARRMLGFAEDADDEVPEVPEKVIARGPLGLSAYLSDMPPFDQLFWESKPFRDMVKGYKEHGGWSGLLNWIHMQNDLDQVRNKAEKVRIMSMHAAKGLEFEAVFLAGLDDGIVPFAGPDILTGKISGDAPLVQENTEEERRLLYVGMTRAKKNLYMSHAVKRPLYGRTLMLPVSRFLKSLPEAVKRSAMVARKVQKEKKISLLDM, from the coding sequence ATGGAAAGATTTATAGCCGACCTGCATATCCACTCCAGATTTTCACGTGCCACCAGCAAAGCCTTGAACCCGCGCCTTCTGGCTGCATGGGCAAGGGTGAAAGGTATTGACGTCATCGGTACGGGAGACTTTACTCATCCCGAATGGGTGGCCGAAATTGAAGAGCAACTGGTGGAGGACGGCTCCGGGCTGCTTTCTTTGCGAGAACCTAAGGGGCTTGAGGAATCCATAGACTGGGTGGATGGTCCATTTGCCGGACAGACCCGCTTCATGCTTCAGACCGAAATAAGTTCCATCTACAAAAAATACGGCAAAACCCGCAAAGTTCACAATCTCGTCTACATGCCCGATCTGGAATCGGTTAAGAAATTCAACGCCAAGCTCGATACCATCGGAAACCTCAATTCGGACGGCAGGCCAATCCTCGGTCTGGACAGCAAAGACCTCCTTGAAATCGTCCTCGAAACTCACGATAAAGCTTTTCTAATTCCCGCTCATATCTGGACACCGTGGTTCTCGCTCTTCGGTGCCAAATCCGGCTTCGATACTGTGGAAGAATGCTACGGTGATCTTGCTTCAGAAATTTTCGCTATGGAAACCGGACTTTCCTCAGACCCGGAAATGAACTGGTTTATTTCCGCGCTGGATAAATACCGCATGGTTTCCAACTCCGATGCACATTCCGGTGAAAACTTAGGGCGCGAGGCAAATATTTTCAGCGGTGATATGTCCTATGAGGGCATCTACCGCGCCCTGCGCGGTGAAGGACTGGGCCATAAGTTCATGGGTACAATTGAATTCTTTCCGGAAGAGGGCAAATACCACATGGACGGACACCGCAAGTGCGGGATTATGCTTGATCCTCATGAATCAAAGATGCGCGGCGGTCTTTGTCCGGTCTGCGGCAAGCCTCTGACTATGGGGGTTTATTCAAGGGTTATGGAATTGGCTGACCGCGAGGAAGCTCAGCAGCCCAAGGGACAACCCGGATTTGACTCGCTGGTGCCACTCAAGGAACTTATCTCCGAGGTTGTGGGTACCGGTCCCAAGACTAAAAAAGTGCTCGGTGTTTACGCTCCGCTGATCAAAGAGTTCGGTTCAGAATTTTCTATTCTGCAGCAGGTCCCAGTTGAAGACCTTAAGCGTCACAACGTGCATCTTGCCGAGGGCATCCGCCGCATGCGTGAGGGACAGGTCATCCGTAACCCCGGTTTTGACGGGCAGTATGGAACTATTTCCGTCTTTTCTGCGCAGGAAAGGGATGAGATCGTCAACGGCGTGAAACTTGTTGTGGTTCGCAAACCCAAAGGTGATCTTGATGCTCCCAAGCCTGAGGCAGAGGTGCGTAAAACTTCTGAACCGGAACAGGAAAGCGGGGTGGTCCGTTTTAATGAGGCCCAGAATAAAGCCGTTGAAGCCGGACCTGATCCGGTGCTGGTTATTGCCGGACCGGGCACAGGTAAAACGCAGACTCTAATGGGCCGCATCAAGCATCTGCTTGAAAGGGGAACCCGGGCACGGCGTATTCTTGCCTTGACCTTTACCCGTAAGGCTGCCGAGGAAATGAATGACCGTATGCGCAGTATGCTTGGAGATGACGAAGTTCTGCCCCGTGCCGATACTCTGCATGCTTTGGCTCTTGAATACTGGGCTTCGGCTTTTGACCATGATCCGATCATATTAAATGAAGAGACTGCACGTCGGGTATTTGGACGAGCCAATCCTGAGCTGAACAGTGCAAAGCTTAAGTCGGCATGGGATTCGATCAGTCTTGCTCGTGAGACTCTGGAAACTTTGAGTGAAGGGCCCGCTGAAATTTTGGCTAACTATACCCGTCAGAAAGATCAGTATAATCTGGTTGATTACACAGACCTGCTGGAATTCTGGCTTTCTGAGCTGAAGTCGGACAAGTATGTGCGTACCTTCACTCATGTGCTGGTTGATGAAGTGCAGGACCTTTCGCCCTTGCAACTGGCAATTGTCCAGCGTTTGGTCGGGGATGACGGGGAAGGGCTTTTTGCCATTGGTGATCCTGATCAGTCTATTTACGGTTTTCGTGGTGCTGCCGGAAATGTGGCGAACAGATTTCGCGCTTTCTGGGAAAATTTGATTAAAATAACACTTGAGGATAACTATCGCTCGGCTCAAGGGGTGCTGGATGCATCGGCATCAGTATTGGAGAATCCTCCGCAGCTTAAAGCCCATAAAAATTATGAAGCTGATATCCATCTTTTTTCCGCTCCTGATAGCGGACGCGAAGCTTCATGGATCGGGGAGCGCATAAAGCAACTCATCGGAGCCACCAGTCATAGTCTTGTGGATGCGGGGGAACACGGAACCTTAAGTCCCGGTGATATTGCTGTACTGGTCCGCTTTAAAGCATTGATCGGTCCTATTGAGGCCATGCTCAAACGTCAGGGAATCCCTTGCAGTGTCCCTGAAACTGAAAGTTTCTGGCATGATCCGCGGGTGGAAGTACTGCTTGCGGCTGCGCGTCGGATGCTCGGTTTTGCCGAGGACGCTGATGATGAGGTTCCCGAGGTTCCGGAGAAAGTGATTGCCCGGGGACCTTTGGGACTTTCCGCATACCTGAGTGATATGCCTCCTTTTGATCAGCTTTTCTGGGAGAGCAAACCTTTCCGGGATATGGTTAAAGGTTACAAGGAGCATGGCGGGTGGTCCGGTTTGTTGAACTGGATACATATGCAGAATGACTTGGATCAAGTGCGCAATAAAGCAGAGAAGGTGCGCATTATGTCCATGCATGCCGCAAAGGGATTGGAATTTGAAGCTGTATTTCTGGCAGGTCTTGATGACGGGATTGTGCCCTTTGCAGGGCCGGATATCCTGACCGGAAAAATTTCCGGCGACGCTCCGTTGGTGCAGGAAAATACCGAAGAGGAGCGTAGACTTCTATATGTAGGTATGACGCGGGCCAAGAAAAATCTTTATATGTCGCATGCGGTCAAGAGACCTTTGTACGGACGTACCCTGATGTTGCCTGTGTCACGTTTTTTAAAGAGTCTTCCCGAAGCGGTGAAGAGGTCGGCAATGGTTGCACGAAAGGTTCAGAAGGAGAAGAAGATCAGCCTGCTTGATATGTAG
- a CDS encoding bifunctional adenosylcobinamide kinase/adenosylcobinamide-phosphate guanylyltransferase, producing MITFVLGGNKSGKSDYALDLFAEYSGRKCFIATGKARDMAFRQQIMDHRLERDPSIPVLEAGADLRQVLLKAREGYDHLLVDSLDFWLFSCSEVADGEQQIGEVVRLLSEWKGPDVVLVSCEVGLGPVAMTREVRSFVRRLGSLNRTMAAIADEVYLVAAGLPLTLKK from the coding sequence TTGATTACATTTGTGCTGGGGGGCAATAAGTCGGGAAAATCAGACTACGCCCTCGACCTGTTTGCAGAATATTCCGGCCGGAAATGCTTCATTGCTACTGGAAAAGCCCGTGATATGGCTTTCCGTCAGCAGATTATGGATCATCGGCTGGAGCGCGATCCGTCTATTCCGGTTCTTGAAGCCGGTGCGGACTTGCGTCAGGTTCTGCTTAAGGCTAGAGAAGGGTACGACCACCTGTTGGTGGACAGTTTGGATTTTTGGCTGTTTTCCTGTTCCGAAGTTGCGGACGGTGAGCAGCAGATCGGGGAGGTTGTCCGGCTTTTATCTGAATGGAAAGGGCCGGATGTTGTTTTGGTGTCATGTGAGGTGGGGCTCGGCCCGGTGGCAATGACACGCGAAGTCCGCAGTTTTGTTCGCAGGCTCGGATCACTCAACCGTACAATGGCCGCAATCGCAGATGAAGTTTATCTTGTGGCCGCAGGGTTGCCCCTGACCCTGAAGAAGTAG
- the argC gene encoding N-acetyl-gamma-glutamyl-phosphate reductase: protein MSAVPVGLVGVTGYTGMELTRILSNHDGMKLVRVTSRAEAGKKLADIYPFLNGMELGGLEITAPEVEDLAEACDLVFLAVPHKTAMNIGGQLYDKGIKVVDLSADFRIRDRETYEAWYKVDHTREDLLPEAVYGLPEFYRDQVKGAKLVANPGCYPTSVIVGLTPALREGLVETSDIVIDSKSGTSGAGRKAAVGTLFCEVADSFRAYGLTTHRHTPEIEQELAVASGEDMTVSFNTHLLPIDRGILSTIYTKLKPGVTAADIRAAYEKAYGNEKMIRFLSEGQLPETRWVRGTMFCDVAVVPDERTGRLIILAAIDNLCRGASGQAVANANLMLGFEETKGLSLAPMMP, encoded by the coding sequence ATGAGTGCTGTACCTGTAGGACTTGTAGGAGTAACCGGATACACCGGAATGGAACTTACCCGTATTCTGAGTAATCATGACGGGATGAAGCTTGTCCGGGTGACTTCCCGTGCTGAGGCCGGTAAAAAACTGGCTGATATTTATCCTTTCCTTAACGGCATGGAGCTTGGCGGGCTTGAAATCACCGCCCCGGAGGTTGAGGACCTTGCTGAAGCCTGTGATCTTGTTTTCCTTGCTGTTCCGCATAAGACCGCCATGAATATCGGTGGTCAGCTTTACGATAAAGGCATCAAGGTTGTGGACCTTAGTGCCGATTTCAGGATTCGTGATCGTGAGACCTACGAAGCATGGTATAAGGTGGACCACACCCGCGAAGACCTGCTTCCCGAAGCAGTCTATGGTCTCCCTGAATTTTATCGTGATCAGGTTAAAGGCGCCAAGCTGGTTGCCAACCCCGGCTGCTATCCTACTTCCGTCATTGTCGGTTTGACCCCTGCCTTGCGTGAAGGTCTGGTTGAGACTTCCGATATTGTCATTGATTCTAAATCCGGTACCAGTGGAGCAGGGCGCAAGGCTGCTGTAGGAACCCTTTTCTGTGAAGTTGCGGATTCCTTCCGTGCTTACGGTCTGACCACCCACCGCCACACCCCGGAAATTGAGCAGGAACTTGCTGTTGCTTCCGGTGAAGATATGACCGTTTCTTTCAACACACATCTGCTGCCTATTGACCGGGGCATCCTTTCCACCATTTACACAAAGCTGAAGCCGGGTGTGACTGCCGCAGATATCCGTGCAGCGTATGAAAAGGCATATGGAAATGAAAAGATGATCCGTTTTCTTTCCGAGGGACAGTTGCCGGAAACACGCTGGGTGCGCGGAACCATGTTCTGTGATGTAGCGGTTGTTCCTGACGAGCGTACCGGAAGGCTGATCATTCTTGCCGCCATTGATAACCTCTGCCGTGGTGCATCCGGGCAGGCTGTTGCCAACGCCAACCTGATGCTTGGTTTTGAAGAAACCAAAGGCTTGTCTCTTGCTCCGATGATGCCTTAA
- the cbiR gene encoding cobamide remodeling phosphodiesterase CbiR: protein MSIFLNNTDFHFQLSAPSWVIPGTILENCRFLTGKVDEIALLFFETESCLAYTKADLPKELIDTELAFHIHHPLDLPWKEGGSRVAEIVLALNEKAVHLNPRGHVVHPPPAGPEAADLIREFAAGVSRSGICPETVLFENIKENSLLGLTGVIADCGMKICLDLGHILAYAQHDLLRDSRLEGQVSMLHLNAPGPKGRHLGLEHLNSDGFETIYVLFKMLSKGATVTIEVFEEKSFFNSLQLLSDYCTARRIK, encoded by the coding sequence ATGTCCATTTTTTTGAATAATACTGATTTTCATTTTCAACTATCTGCACCTTCCTGGGTTATTCCCGGTACCATTTTGGAGAACTGCCGTTTTCTGACTGGTAAAGTGGACGAGATAGCATTGCTGTTTTTTGAAACTGAATCCTGCCTGGCTTACACAAAAGCTGATCTTCCAAAGGAATTAATTGATACCGAACTGGCATTCCATATTCACCATCCTCTTGACCTGCCTTGGAAAGAAGGTGGAAGCAGGGTCGCTGAAATAGTTCTGGCTCTCAATGAAAAAGCTGTGCATTTGAATCCTAGGGGGCATGTTGTCCATCCTCCCCCTGCCGGTCCTGAAGCAGCAGATTTAATACGGGAATTTGCGGCCGGTGTTTCCCGCAGCGGAATATGCCCTGAGACGGTTCTTTTTGAGAACATTAAAGAGAATTCTTTGCTTGGTCTTACCGGGGTTATTGCTGATTGCGGGATGAAAATATGCCTTGATCTAGGTCACATACTGGCTTACGCACAACATGACCTTCTGCGCGATTCCCGTCTTGAGGGGCAGGTTTCCATGCTGCACCTTAATGCTCCGGGACCGAAAGGCCGTCATCTGGGATTGGAGCATCTTAATAGTGATGGGTTTGAAACCATTTATGTTTTATTTAAAATGCTAAGCAAGGGCGCTACGGTCACTATAGAGGTTTTTGAGGAGAAATCCTTTTTTAACTCTCTGCAATTATTGAGTGATTATTGTACAGCAAGAAGAATAAAGTAA
- a CDS encoding DHH family phosphoesterase, which produces MAYFKQLEDQLQDLLALCNKDERWLVVVNADPDSLASAMAFKRIIGRRVAEVGIAHINEVKRLDNLAMIHYLRIPAQRMIPTLVAQYDRFAILDSQPHHHPDFEDLKFSVIIDHHPLPEEPYPHAEYVDIRPKYAANCTMMTEYLYNLNIRPAKLLATALLYGIKTDTQSFERPFIDDDVKAFRYLTKYADMDLIKRITRSEIHPDWLRYFSRAFYNLRRIGPGLFSHIGKVENPDTLVILADFLMRVHGVSWDVVSGIYEDTLVVIFRGDGMRKDMGKMASKLFNDIGSAGGHKAAARAEIKLEALEGADPESFVLKKLTKGKKSVKRI; this is translated from the coding sequence ATGGCTTATTTTAAACAGCTTGAAGATCAGCTTCAGGATTTGCTTGCCCTTTGCAATAAGGATGAGCGTTGGCTGGTAGTGGTCAATGCCGACCCGGATTCTCTGGCTTCGGCAATGGCTTTTAAACGCATAATCGGACGCAGGGTTGCTGAAGTGGGTATTGCCCATATCAACGAGGTTAAGCGTCTTGATAACCTTGCTATGATTCATTACCTGCGTATTCCGGCCCAACGGATGATTCCTACCCTTGTGGCTCAGTACGACAGGTTTGCGATTCTCGATTCGCAGCCGCATCATCATCCCGATTTCGAGGATTTGAAATTTTCTGTGATAATCGACCATCATCCCCTGCCGGAAGAGCCATACCCCCATGCGGAGTATGTCGATATCCGGCCCAAGTATGCAGCCAACTGCACCATGATGACCGAATATCTCTACAACTTGAATATCCGCCCGGCAAAATTGCTGGCTACCGCACTTCTTTACGGTATCAAAACCGATACCCAGAGCTTTGAACGCCCCTTTATTGATGATGACGTCAAGGCTTTCAGATATCTGACAAAATATGCGGATATGGATCTCATCAAGCGTATCACACGCAGTGAAATCCACCCTGACTGGCTGCGTTACTTTTCGCGCGCTTTTTACAATCTGCGCCGCATCGGTCCCGGCCTTTTTTCTCATATCGGCAAGGTGGAAAACCCGGATACACTGGTTATACTTGCTGACTTTCTTATGCGTGTTCACGGTGTTTCGTGGGACGTTGTTTCCGGCATTTACGAGGATACCCTTGTGGTAATTTTTCGTGGTGACGGCATGCGCAAGGATATGGGCAAAATGGCATCCAAGCTTTTCAATGACATAGGTTCCGCAGGTGGTCACAAAGCTGCTGCGCGAGCTGAAATCAAGCTGGAAGCACTGGAAGGAGCCGACCCTGAATCCTTTGTGCTCAAAAAATTGACCAAGGGCAAAAAGTCCGTAAAGCGCATCTGA
- the polA gene encoding DNA polymerase I — MALRDKLNFDGDPLYLIDGSAFFYRGFHAYPDLKRSDGVPTNAMFFVLRTLLKVIKEEKPKYLVFILDGKGKNFRHELYDQYKAQRPPMPDDLRSQIEPLKEALNVIGVPLIVSEGEEADDCIASLAARYKSERPVVILGADKDLKQCLDENVFMWDPAGKKEKITSLADFREDTKLEPEQWADFQALVGDSADNIPGVPGVGKVTATKIMAEYPTLEDIRDNYDKLKPAIQKKMKDELENIFVYRELTRMRLGSCSDCDLKQCELRSVDGDRAAEFMTTYEFRSLVRDVKSLFSATSGSGVPAGNSKKSASGQASLFGEEDTTSAAKPKKSASGGGQFSLFGEATPAPAAPENRLELKKISSASELPDFTDKEVGLVREGNIFFIGVDGDELMCKVTAAELAAGLQSAKTIVVADVKSFLRADDAWGQIQLFRWFDLSLAAYLLNPEERNYAWDRLRAMLFAGEELPDAVDEVHPDAQGMAALALMHVLGPRIKSAGLDELTANLEIPLIPVLADMEKAGITIDLDAFADFLTEVNERINELTRVIHERAGEPFNIRSSQQMATVLFDSLGLKPGGKTPKGALSTANSVLEKLSGQHEIITDILEYRKMEKLRSTYLEPLPKLVNANGRIHTNFNQLATATGRLSSSGPNLQNIPIRGDQGKRMRACFTAGEGLRLAAADYSQVELRVLAHFSGDPALVSAFEHDEDIHSRTAALLFDRDPADVTSDERRNAKTINFGLIYGMGPQKLSRELGIKINEAKEFIAKYFEKLDVLKEFYDSVVEQGREKGYVTTLSGRRRLLPELHSTSPQILSQARRQAINTVIQGSAADIIKMAMIKVADNAEIKHLGGRLILQIHDELLVEGPEENIEEIGKLLQKDMQTVATLAVPLKVDLGLGRNWAQAH, encoded by the coding sequence ATGGCACTCAGAGATAAATTGAATTTTGATGGCGACCCCCTGTACCTGATTGACGGTTCAGCATTTTTTTACCGCGGCTTCCATGCCTACCCGGACCTCAAGCGTTCCGACGGTGTGCCCACCAATGCCATGTTTTTTGTGTTGCGGACCCTGCTCAAGGTCATCAAAGAAGAGAAACCGAAATATCTGGTTTTCATTCTTGACGGTAAGGGCAAGAACTTCCGTCATGAGCTTTACGACCAGTACAAGGCTCAGCGTCCACCCATGCCTGATGACTTGCGCTCCCAGATTGAGCCGCTCAAGGAAGCTCTCAATGTTATAGGTGTGCCGCTTATTGTCTCCGAAGGTGAAGAAGCTGACGATTGCATTGCTTCCCTTGCTGCCCGTTATAAGTCTGAACGTCCGGTGGTTATCCTCGGAGCGGATAAGGATCTCAAGCAGTGTCTTGATGAAAATGTCTTCATGTGGGACCCCGCAGGAAAGAAGGAAAAGATCACCTCTTTGGCTGATTTCCGCGAAGATACCAAGCTGGAGCCGGAACAATGGGCTGATTTTCAGGCTCTGGTAGGTGACTCCGCTGATAATATCCCCGGTGTGCCGGGAGTGGGAAAGGTTACCGCCACCAAGATAATGGCCGAATACCCGACTCTGGAAGATATCCGCGACAACTACGACAAGCTCAAGCCCGCCATCCAGAAGAAGATGAAGGACGAGCTGGAAAATATTTTTGTTTATCGTGAACTGACCCGCATGCGGCTGGGCAGCTGCTCCGATTGCGACCTCAAGCAGTGCGAACTTCGTTCTGTGGATGGTGACAGGGCTGCGGAATTTATGACTACCTACGAATTCCGTTCACTTGTGCGGGATGTAAAATCTTTGTTTTCCGCTACTTCAGGTTCTGGAGTTCCTGCTGGAAATTCCAAGAAATCGGCTTCCGGTCAGGCTTCACTGTTTGGCGAAGAAGATACGACTTCGGCTGCCAAGCCCAAGAAATCAGCCTCCGGTGGCGGACAGTTTTCCTTGTTCGGGGAAGCTACTCCGGCTCCTGCTGCACCTGAAAATCGTCTTGAGCTCAAGAAAATTTCTTCCGCATCTGAACTTCCAGACTTCACAGACAAAGAAGTCGGTCTCGTCCGCGAGGGCAATATCTTTTTCATCGGCGTTGATGGCGATGAGTTGATGTGTAAGGTCACTGCCGCTGAGCTTGCCGCCGGATTGCAATCAGCGAAGACAATTGTTGTGGCTGATGTGAAATCATTTCTGCGTGCTGATGACGCGTGGGGGCAGATTCAGCTTTTCCGCTGGTTTGATTTAAGCCTCGCCGCATATCTGCTCAATCCTGAAGAACGCAACTATGCCTGGGATCGCTTGCGGGCTATGCTTTTTGCCGGGGAAGAGCTGCCTGATGCGGTGGATGAGGTTCATCCCGACGCTCAGGGGATGGCTGCGCTGGCTCTTATGCATGTGCTTGGACCCCGCATTAAATCCGCAGGTCTTGATGAGCTGACAGCAAATCTTGAAATCCCGCTTATTCCTGTTCTGGCTGATATGGAAAAAGCCGGGATCACCATTGATCTGGATGCGTTTGCTGATTTCCTGACCGAGGTAAATGAACGTATTAACGAACTTACCCGCGTTATCCACGAGCGTGCAGGTGAACCGTTTAACATCCGCTCCAGCCAGCAGATGGCTACTGTTCTATTTGACTCCCTCGGCCTTAAGCCGGGTGGCAAGACCCCTAAAGGGGCACTCTCTACAGCCAACTCCGTATTGGAAAAACTGAGCGGACAGCATGAAATCATCACCGATATTCTTGAATACAGGAAGATGGAGAAGCTGCGGTCCACTTATCTCGAACCTTTGCCCAAGCTGGTTAATGCCAATGGGCGTATCCATACAAATTTCAATCAGCTGGCAACAGCTACCGGACGTCTTTCCAGTTCCGGTCCCAACTTGCAGAATATTCCCATTCGCGGGGATCAGGGCAAGCGTATGCGGGCCTGTTTTACTGCCGGGGAAGGCTTGCGTTTAGCGGCTGCGGACTATTCGCAGGTTGAGCTGCGCGTACTGGCTCATTTCTCCGGTGATCCGGCTCTTGTTTCCGCTTTTGAGCATGATGAGGACATTCACTCTCGCACAGCTGCGCTCCTTTTTGACCGTGATCCGGCAGACGTTACTTCCGATGAGCGTCGTAATGCCAAGACCATCAACTTCGGTCTGATTTACGGCATGGGACCGCAGAAGCTTTCCCGTGAACTGGGTATCAAAATTAACGAGGCGAAAGAGTTTATCGCCAAGTATTTTGAAAAGCTTGATGTGCTTAAAGAATTTTACGATTCCGTGGTGGAGCAGGGACGCGAAAAAGGTTACGTAACCACTCTGTCAGGTCGCCGCCGTCTGTTGCCGGAGCTCCATTCCACCAGTCCTCAGATTCTGTCTCAGGCACGCAGGCAGGCTATCAACACCGTTATTCAGGGAAGTGCAGCTGATATTATCAAGATGGCCATGATCAAGGTGGCTGATAATGCTGAAATTAAGCATCTTGGCGGCAGGTTGATCCTGCAGATTCATGACGAACTTTTAGTTGAAGGGCCTGAAGAGAATATCGAGGAAATCGGCAAGCTCCTGCAAAAAGATATGCAGACTGTGGCAACTCTCGCCGTGCCGCTCAAAGTAGATCTGGGTCTGGGGCGTAACTGGGCGCAAGCACATTAA
- a CDS encoding DUF1844 domain-containing protein: protein MSDDKKCGCGSEYAKDMPIPEVNFSTFVMSMSSSAMVHLGEVPDPSTGKVEFSPVLAKQSIDVLAVLEDKIKNGMTADEERLLCEMLYNLRMKYVQKTKK from the coding sequence ATGTCTGATGATAAAAAGTGCGGTTGCGGTAGCGAATACGCTAAGGATATGCCCATTCCCGAGGTTAATTTCTCAACATTTGTCATGTCCATGAGTTCTTCCGCTATGGTTCATCTGGGCGAAGTTCCTGATCCTTCAACCGGTAAGGTTGAGTTCTCTCCGGTGCTTGCCAAGCAGTCCATTGATGTACTTGCAGTGCTTGAAGATAAGATCAAGAACGGCATGACCGCCGATGAAGAACGACTCCTCTGTGAGATGCTTTACAATCTGCGCATGAAGTACGTGCAGAAAACCAAGAAATAG